From a single Arachis hypogaea cultivar Tifrunner chromosome 3, arahy.Tifrunner.gnm2.J5K5, whole genome shotgun sequence genomic region:
- the LOC112789860 gene encoding UDP-glycosyltransferase 79B30, whose translation MKSTRMESSAASLKIAMYPWLALGHQTAHFHLANKLAEKGHNITFFAPKTTQSKLASFNHHPNLITFVTVTVPHVEGLPPHAETTSDVSPPLRAVLMTAMDQTQQVMETHLSTLKPDIVFYDYFTHWLPPLARSLGIKAIHYCTARSVMVGYVLSPARINQGIHNHVDLTHPPPGYPASSSITLHTHEARQIYNMRNITFGSNVLFGERIFTTMVESDALAYRTCREIEGPYLDYVEEQFKKPVILSGPVLERPNASLDEKWGSWLQGFKRGSVVYCCFGSECWLQPNLFKELLLGLELTNMPFLAALKAPVGFDSVGEALPEGFEERVAGRGIVYGGWIQQPLILEHPSVGCFITHCGSSSCTEALLNECQIVLLPNGGDQFLNARMMANYLQVGLEVEKGEQDGFYTKESVCKAVTILMDDENQTSKTLRANHAKLRHILLLKDLDSTYIDNFCKNLHHIIREKN comes from the coding sequence ATGAAATCAACAAGAATGGAATCATCAGCAGCTTCTTTGAAGATAGCAATGTATCCATGGCTAGCTCTTGGGCACCAAACTGCACACTTCCACTTAGCCAACAAGTTAGCCGAAAAAGGCCACAATATCACATTCTTCGCCCCAAAAACAACACAATCCAAATTAGCTTCCTTCAATCACCACCCCAACCTTATCACCTTTGTCACCGTCACTGTTCCTCATGTTGAAGGCCTTCCACCACATGCTGAAACCACCTCAGATGTGTCTCCGCCTTTGCGTGCAGTCCTCATGACTGCCATGGATCAAACTCAACAAGTAATGGAAACCCATCTTTCTACTCTTAAACCTGATATTGTTTTCTATGACTATTTCACTCACTGGTTGCCACCACTGGCAAGGAGTCTAGGAATCAAAGCCATTCATTATTGCACTGCGCGTTCTGTGATGGTAGGCTATGTTCTCTCCCCTGCAAGGATCAATCAAGGAATACACAATCATGTTGATCTAACGCATCCTCCTCCAGGGTACCCTGCTTCGTCGTCTATAACGCTTCATACACATGAGGCACGACAAATATATAACATGAGAAACATAACTTTCGGCAGCAATGTTCTTTTCGGTGAACGTATATTCACTACCATGGTTGAATCTGACGCTTTGGCATATAGAACATGCAGGGAAATTGAAGGGCCTTACCTTGACTACGTAGAGGAACAATTCAAGAAGCCTGTGATTCTATCAGGACCAGTTCTGGAGCGACCCAATGCTAGTCTAGACGAAAAATGGGGTTCATGGCTTCAAGGGTTCAAAAGAGGTTCAGTGGTTTATTGTTGTTTTGGAAGTGAGTGCTGGTTACAACCAAATCTGTTCAAAGAATTGCTGCTGGGTCTTGAACTCACCAACATGCCGTTTCTAGCGGCATTGAAAGCCCCAGTTGGGTTCGATTCAGTTGGAGAGGCGCTACCAGAAGGGTTCGAAGAGAGGGTTGCAGGAAGAGGAATTGTGTATGGAGGGTGGATCCAACAGCCATTGATATTGGAACACCCTTCTGTGGGTTGCTTCATTACACATTGTGGATCAAGCTCGTGTACAGAGGCATTGCTGAATGAGTGTCAAATAGTGTTGCTTCCAAATGGTGGTGACCAGTTCCTTAATGCAAGAATGATGGCAAACTACTTGCAAGTTGGTTTGGAAGTGGAAAAGGGGGAACAAGATGGATTCTACACCAAGGAAAGTGTGTGCAAAGCTGTCACTATTTTGATGGATGATGAGAATCAAACAAGTAAAACACTCAGAGCTAACCATGCTAAATTAAGACACATTTTGCTTCTTAAAGATTTGGACTCCACTTATATTGACAACTTCTGCAAGAACCTTCATCATATTATaagggaaaaaaattaa